The Bacteroidota bacterium genome includes the window ACCGGCAGACTGGGCAAAGTAGGCGTTGGCCGAATTTCCCACGTAGATGGATTCCGTCGGCTTCTGGAAAACTGGTTTCCGGTAAGCGCTTTCGGAGATACCTTTATCTGCAATTGCAACAGCCTTCGTCCCGTCGTTACCGGCAAGGGCGGCAACAGAAACGAGAAGAGCTGTTCCGAGCAGTAAAGTTTTTTTCATAAACTTCCTCCTAAAGTTATGAGATGGTTGTGATGGTATAGCAGCAACATCTGCTATGAAAGTAATTATAGCGGTTCCACTGAATAAAATCAATACATATTTAGCTTTTTTGTCGGGTTACTTTTTTGTGCACCCTGTCAGATTGTGTCACTTTTACCTTAAAATGACGGTCAGATTGTGACGGAGGTCATCTTTCATTAATAGAACGGACGCTCCTTTACAGAACAGTCCGTCCACAGTCAGGTCCGCTTTTTCGCCTCTAAAAGGAATGGTGGTACAAGTTCATCCAGATACCTGACAGGTAAAAAAAAAGGGCTGCCGGTTGGCAGCCCTTTTCATAATTAATCGTATTCAGGGGTCAGAACTGAAGACTGAGACCGTAGACTGTGATACCATCAAACAGTTCCATCTGTGAGTGAGAAACATCGAACTTCAGGTTATACCCAAAGATCGGATAGGCGATTCCGACTCCGAATGCAAGTCCTTCCTGGGACTCACCACGGAACAGATTCTTCATACCCACACGCAGAAAGACGTTGTCATTGAAACCATATTCGGTACCAATGTTGACGGACTCATTGTGGTTACTCGGGCGTTGAGCATCCGCCGCAATAATCAGGCTGTTCATGTCATCCCGGTACACATCCATGGCGAGTCCGACCCTGAAAAAGATCGGCAATGGCCAGTATTCGGTTTTCAGAGCGGTGGAAATCTTTCCATTGTTTCCTGAGGATGATGGATCATCATCGTAAGATTTGAAAAGATCCTTGCCTTCATAGCGCATGTCCTGGCCGAAGTTTGATACCGACATTCCGAGTTTCAGACCATTCCACTGGAAATTGTAGAGAAGTCCGAGATCCAGAGCAAAGGCACTGGCCGTTTCGTGCCAGATCTGGCTGCGAATGTACTTGGCTGTACCACCCAGTGTGAACTGCTCGGTAAGTGCATGAGAGTAAGTCACCCCGACGAACAGATCAGAGGCATCCCACCGTTCACCGGTTCCATCCTCATCCAGTTCAGTCACCACTTCTTCCTCGCCATAGCTGAGACGGCCAAACTGCAGACCGATCACGCTGGCATCGGTTACCGCAATGGTGGCACCCAGCCAGTCATACTTTGAACCGACCAGCCAGTTTGTTTTTGTGAAATAAACCTCATTTCTGGGCTTGGAACCGGCAGCTCCCGGATTCCAGTACAGCGATGAAGCACCGGTTTTGGAAGCCACAACGGCACTTCCCATCCCGATGGCATCCGGACCGATACCGATACCCAGGAAGGTGGCGGTGCTGGTCCCGACTTTTGACTGGCCCATGGCCACCGAGGTGACCAGTATCAGGGCAAGTCCAATGAAAGAGAAACGTGTTTTCATAGTTTAATCAACCTTCCTGGTTATTTAATGACCCCGATTTTGCCTTCTTTTTTGCCGTATTTAGATTCTACCACGTAGAAGTAAATACCGGCTGCCACATCCAGGTTCTCCTTCGTACGGAGATCCCAGTACACCGACCCGTTGAAGATGGATCCGTCAGCATACAGTGTACGGACCAAATCACCGGCCGTGGTGAAAATGTAGATTTTGGCATCATTCGGAACATGACGAAACTCGATCCGGCGTTCACCCCGACCGCTTGTTACGTTGGGCGGCAGCGGATTTTCAATGCTCGACATGGCCACATACGGATTCGGAACCACCTTGATCTTCATCATTTCCTGTTTGACCACTGATTCGGCATCCAGTTTGGGCGCCTTGGTTGTAAACTCGAACACGTTTGCTGAATACAACGGTTTCGAGAAGGTGATCTTCAGTTTCATGGCAGAACTTGTGATGGTGGTGTTGTAAGAACCTGTCATCAGAAAGGATGCCACCAACAGGTGCAGAGAATCATTGAGGGTATAATAGTTGTTGGGCGAATTGTAACCACGTTTTTGTGGCAGCAAATCAAGCAGAACAACCTGATCCCCTCTCGAAAGGGCACCAGTTGTATTTCCTGAACGAGGGAGATACAGGAATGGTGCATCCTGACCAGTGATGGTATTGACCACTTTGAATTTTGTAGGTCTCGATGGAACGTTGGTCGTTACCAGACGGCCTGCGGTGCTGTTACTGATATCCGTATCACTGAAGGAAATTTCGTAGGTATTCGGCAGGAATGTGTAATACACAAAATTGGCACCTGCTTTTACCACATCCTTCGAGAATGACAATTTCAGCGAAGTGGTATCACCAAAGAATCCGGTTTCAGAACCAATGCGCACTGAATCTATCGGAACGTTTTTGATTGAGTCATACCTGCGCCAGTCATTTTTAAACGCAAGTGTTACACCATCGAAGGTGACATCATCTGCATTAGACCGGAAGTTGGTTTCATCAAAGGCCGGATTATTGGCCATATAGGGGCTTTCGTAAACAGGGAAGGCTTTGTAAGTGAAATTATAAACCTTGTCGGCTACGAATGGGAAGTCTACCCCTTTTATGGCAATGATCCGACCTGTCCTTGGATCAGCCCGGAAGGTATTGCGTGGGAGTATTACACCTGAAGGATCCTTCACAACCAGAGTAGTGGTATCCAGTCGCTGACCGGTGCGAGAAAGGGCAATCAGTCCCGAACCGTCATACTGAATCGATTCAGATTCTTCCGTTTCTTTTCTTACAGTATAAGAAGTGGTAAGGGGAATCAATTCAGATGGATCATTGGAATCGATTAAAGTATCGGCATCGTTAGACACTCCATCATTTGAAATGTCTTTAAAAGTGATTTGATAGGTTGCATTATCAATCAGCCGACTATCATCGACCACTTTAACCGTTACAGTTGAATTGGTGGGACGTCCAATATTGGTAACCGGAAAGGTTGATTCAGAATCAAAACCAGCGACCCGATGGTTTGGTACTGCAACAACAGTGTTGATATCCGTGATATATTCCCCGCTTGAGAGTTGGCGGATAAATTTGGTGTTTTCCGACGGATAAATCCCTGCAGTGTCAACACCGCGGTCATAGGCCACGACTGCATAGAAATAAGTTTCACCATTGACCACACTTTCATCCACGAAGGAGTGAGCTAAACCAACTTCATCATCCCCCAAATAGTAAGAATAACCAGATGCACTCTGGAAATCATCATTGGACGGAATAAAGTAGCCAGAAACACCATTTTTTGGGATATCAAACTGTGCGAGCGGCTGATAGCCAACTGCCTCGCCGCTTGCATCGGTTATAGTGCGGATATCTTCAAAGTTAGGATCTAGGGAACGGTAGACCCGATACCCTTCAAAATCCCTTATTCTCAATACCGGGTCAATCGTAGCCTCGGATTCACGTCCCCAATGAAGGGTAACCTTTTTATCACCAACCACTGCTTTTACAAGGGGTCTCCGGGGAGCTGTAGGAAATTGGTAGTTGGCGTCATAGATGATCTGGACGACCTTCCTGTTTTTATAAAAATCTTTCAGATCGCTTCCATACAAAAGTGCAAAAGAGAACCGTTCGGTTTGTTTGGATAGAAGCGGAAATACGCCAGACCCAAAGGTAAAGTCACCATCTTCACCCCGAATGGCTTTTCCGTTCACAAATATTTCTGGAACGGAGAAAAATCCGGGACGCAGGCGATTCCACAAGGTTTCGTCATTCTTCAAGTCAATGTCGTTGGCAGGGGAAAAATATTCAAAGGAGGTCAGTCCAATCTGATCGGACTCACTCACATCCAACGCATCAAAATTGGGTTCTCCTGGTGTTGGAATTCCGTCATTCTGACCGTTATCAATATTTTCAGCATCACCATCAGCTCCAACATCATCCCAAAGAGAAGACCAATCCCGATCGTTGTCTATTCCGTCATCCCGACGTTCATCGATCAGCAGATCTGCGCCACCGGCACCGGTTTTATAATTGACATAGGCTGTTGGTACAATTTCATCGAACAGCACGTTGTCATTCTGATCCTTTTTAAACTGACGATAATGAACAAAATAGTTCTCATCAATGAGACCATCGAAATCGTTATCCACCCCGTCAAAGGCATTTTCTGCAATCACTTCGGTCACATAGGTTCCAACACCACCCGGGCGAGGAACGGTCTTCTTAACCAGATGACCTTCTGAAAGGCGTGTGATACCGGGAACAATATTCACCGGGGTTTTCATACCAAGGGTGGTGAGAGAAAACGGGGTGGAAGGTACTGTGACCTGAGTCCGTTTAAATACCGGGATTTTTTTATTGTAGGCAGCTACAAACACCGAGTCGCGGCTGATGGTGATCAGCACATCACCGCTTTGAATAATTTTGGTTGTGTCAAAATCGGATGGAGTAAACTGCGGTGATGCTTTGCTGGCATCGCGGTCATTATCAATTCCGTCGAAGGGGTTGCCCGGTGATTCGAGAAAGGCGTAGCCAACATAGCCGACTTTACGACCCACCCAATTCGGATTACGTCTGTTATCATTCGGGTAGTCCCAGGAATAAACCAGGTTGTTTTTTACATCGAAAAAAGAGGCATCGTCATCATATTCACGAGGTGCATCATCGGTTCCGGTTACTCCCACATAGGTACCGCAGATCAGACCGAAAATGGCCTTTTCATAGTCCATGGTGGAAGTGTTGTTAATTTCGTATAACCAGAAGATGCAATCCTGAGCCAGGAATTGAGCCCATTGCAAACCACGAACCTTCACATCCAGTCCCATTCCCTTGCGGGCAGGTTCTGCAGAATTGGGAACGTGATTGAAGGGAGCCCGATTAAATTCATCATCAGAATGATCATCCATGACAAAATAAGATTCCTGATCAGCACCAGCAAAAGGCCCGAAATAGCCATTCCATTTGCGGTTGTAGGAAGCATCACGATCGGGCCAGGTTGCCGGCCAGGTGCTTGGATTGATGCTGGTTGCAATGGCTCCCTGATCACGGTTAGCATAGCCAGGCTTGGGTTGGAAGGTCCAGGGCAATCCCTCAGGGCTTTGTTCCTGTGCCTTTGCAGGGCGTGCAACGTTTGAAATGACCACAGAGTGATAGATACTGTCCTTATTAGAGGCAATCAGACTGTTGATCAGCGGATCATTGGGTGTGACGTTCTTCATTCTGGCTTCGACACCAATCATGAGGGAGATATCACCAATGTATCCGTTGTTATCATAAATCCAGGCGCCCCGAGGTCCGCCGGAAGAAGGCTGACCAATGACACCGGCATTACTGAAAACGGTTTTCACCAGATTACCTGAGTGAACTCCGGTTTTCTGGTTGGTTGCATTTCCATATCCGCTTGTCTGAGCCATCCCGGTAAAGGGAATCACCAGACCTGCAACCAGGAAAAGTGAAAGTTGAATTAATTTCTTCATGTAGAAACTCCGGAGATGTTAGAAATTATAAGTCACGCCAAATTCGATCAGGCGGGGTGCTGAGTAATTCTGAGGATTGGTGAACCATTCATCCAATGTATTCACACCCTTCAGATCTGGATTCAACCGTTCTGCATTCAGCTGATCTACAGTAAAGCCTGAGCGACCGGAGTCATCAAAGACACCATATTCATTCAGGGTATCGAACAGGTTATAGACCCGTGCAAATATGGTCATGCTTCCGTACCCTTCAGGCATTCCCAAATTATAATACCCACGTACATCCACGTTGACGTTGGAGGGCTTGATTTCACTGTTGGTCAGAATGGTTGCAGCATCCTGGCTGGTGCGCGGGGTATAGGGTTGACCGCTGCCAAAAGTCATGATGGTGGAAACACCCCAGTCTTTCTGGCTGTAATTCACGGTAGCATTGACAGTATGGGTCTGGTCCCAATCAAGGGCAACCAGTTTCACTTCTGGCTCAAGACCACCGGCAATGGCATTCCGGGCGGCATCGGGGTTGGAAGCCGTTCCTTTGGCAATCTGGTAGGTATAATCAAGGGTCACTCCCAGTCCATCGGTCATCCGTTGGTTGAGGGTCAGGATGAAACCGCGGATGAAAGCGAAGTCAGAGTTGACCAGCTGAGAATACTGACGGGTACCGCCAAACATGATGATTTCATCGGCACGGGTACCAGAAAGATCACGATAGTCGCGGAAATAGACCGTGGCATCGAGGGCCATGTCTGAAGTCAGTTGCTGGTTCAGACCCACTTCCATCGACACGTTACGTTCCGGTTTCAGGTCGGAGTTTCCAGCCACACCCTGGTTTCCGCTGCCAAGTCCGAATTTGTAATTGGCATTGCGGTATAAAAGGTCAAAATTCGGGAACTGGTAGAAATGACCGTAGGAGAAATAAATCTTACCCTGATCGGTAATCGGGAAGGCGGCACCGATCCGTGGACTGATCTGATATTTGGCTTCAGTATCCTTCCACCAGTATTTCTCACGGGCTTCCACTGATTTTTTATTTCCATCACTGAACTCGCTGTCGTCAATCTTTCCATCCGAATTCAGATCATTATAGATATTGATGGGTTTCAGCGGGTTGTAAATACTTGGATCGGTCGGATCATTCAGAACCTTTCCTGCTGCATCGAACCAGTCGAACCGGATTCCGATATTCAGGATAAAATTATCAAGCTCCACTTTGTCCTGAATGTAGGCCGAAAATTCCTGCGGGGAGCGCTCATACAAATCGGTATTGAATGTGTTATTGCCATCATACCGGGTTTGAATGTAAGGGCTGTTCCCCACGGTAGGTGCAAAATTTTCCTGCGAAGAAACAGGCAGAACCGTCCGTGATAGGAAATCGATCATGTGGTACTTATACTCGAAACCAGCTTTGATCTGGTGCTCATTGTTCACCTGACTCCACAAATCAGATTTGAAGGAGAAGCTGCGGCTTTCACGCTGGAACTGGCCCATATCGACACCACCCACCGAGAAAGTGAAAGGGGCAACCTGATTATTCAGTGAAGGATGAACGTATTTTGAGCTGAGGCCATCATACACATAATTTTCAAAAAACTTGTTGAATCCGCTCACAGACACTGTATAGAAAGTGCTGGCAGTGAGTGTATGGGTCAATGTGGAAATCATGGTATGAGAAGTCTGGTAATTGGTCCGGATGGCATCGGGATTATAAACATAGAAGCGGTTATAATCTTTCCATTGCCGATCCTCATACATGTAGTTAACCGAGGTTTTGATACTGGTTGAAACGGGCCAGGTCAGTTTCATTTGCCCGGAAATCCGGCTGGAGTTATTCATGGCAACATATTTGTTGTCACCAAGAGACTGAAAACCTGCATCCCGTCCAAGGGAGTCCTGTGCCAAGAAATTGTCGGGATTGAATTTCCGTTTTCCATACAGATGGCCGCCGAAATTGACAAACCGTCCAACCGCAAAGAAATAGAGGTTGTTGTTGGTGTAAGGAACCGGGCCGCTGAACGTTCCCTCATAATTCTGAATATTGAAGGGATTGAAATAATCTTCTTTCGGGAAGATGTCATCATTACCGGTGATGTAGTCACCATAATAAACCGTAGCCGATCCCTCATATTTATTAGTACCATCCTTGGTAGCCACGTTGATCACCGCAGACATGGCCTGTCCGTACTCAGCGTTAAATGCACCAGAGATCACCTGAAGCTCACTGACGATGTTTTTGTTCACATCAACGACTGCGGATCCGTCAAATTTATCGGTTACGGGTACCCCATCAATCATATAGGCCACTTCACCGGTACGACCGCCGCGGAAGTGTCCGTTGACGTTACCAGCCTGAAGCGACACGACCTGAGCCAACTCGGTTACCGGAAGGGCCGAAATCTGATCTCCCGACACGATGGCGGTGGATGCAGTTAAGTCCTTCTGAACCAGCGGGCGTTCGGCAGTGATGAGAATTTCCCCCTCCAGTGCCAGAACCTCGGCACTGAGCTGCACATCAATTCGGGCGGTGAGTCCGATGGAGACCCGCACGTTGCTGATGGTCTTGCTGGAGTATCCCACGTAGGAAACCCGGAGGGTATAGACACCCGGGGGAACGTTAAGGATATTGTAATTCCCCTCAAAGTCGGTGGCAGCACCGAGGCTGGTTCCGACAACGAGTACGCTGGCTCCGATGAGTTCCTCGCCGGATTGCTGGTCAGTAATCTTTCCAGCAATTTTTCCGGTCTGAGCAAACACCGGGGATGAAATGGCTGCTATTAAAGCAGCCAGGATGAATTGTCCCAATCGCTTGGTAATCATTGGACACTTACTCCACGGTTAATTAAACAGTTAGGCATGAACAGATTGTTTTTCCATTCCGCACGTTTCCCTGACCACCAGGGTTGGTGAGAAGGTTGTGTGGGAAGGTGGAAAGTCGTTATTCTGGATACGATGGAAAATTTTCTCGACGGCCAATACCCCCATCTGATACATGGGCTGACGCATGGTGGTGAGTCCGAGGTGTTTGGCCAGTTCAATGTCATCATATCCGATGATGGCGATGTCTTCCGGAGCAGACAGCTTCCGGTCACGAAGGGCATTCAGGGCTCCGATGGCCTGAATATCCGAAGAAATAAATACGGCATCCGGCAGATCCTCGCGGTTCCGGTCAATCAGTTCCATCATGGACTGATAGCCCGCTTCGCGGTTGAATCCGTCATTTTTAAGATTCTTACTGACTTTAAAGTAGCGGTCATTGAAGGTCAGGCGGGCTTCATCTAGGGCCTTGCGGTATCCGTTGTACCGCATCCGGGCCGGTTCGGATTCCATCGAGGCATTCAGCATGCCGATTTTGCGATACCCGGCCTTGATCAGATGTTTGGTGGCCACATAGGCACCGTCTTCATTCTGAACGGTGATCGAATCGAATTCGGGATGGTAGGTATCCACCAAAACGGTCGGCATGTTCAGTTCGCGGAGTTTTTCCTCAAATCCCGGGGCCATTTTCATGGAGTGGTACAGAATCCCATCCACTTTCCCTTTTTGCATGGCCCGGCGCAGGTATTCATCTACCTGACTGATCTGATTAACACCATACAACATTATATCATATCCCAGCTCGGCCATTTTGTCCTGAACGCCCTGCAGCATTTCCACCTGGAAATAATTGGTGAAGAACGGCATGATGATGGCGATGGTGTTGGTGCGGCGTTTGGCCAGCCCCTGAGCATAGACGTGTGGCTGGTAATTGAGCTTGCGGGAGATTTCGAGGATTCGGTTTTTGGTTTTAGCGGCGATTTTCGGATGGTTGTTCAGTGCACGTGATACCGTGCCAATCCCAACATTGGCTTCACGTGCGATGTCATAAATTGTCACTCCCATACCGTCTACACCCCAAAAATGGAACTTTTCTTGGAAAGGCTTCCACAATATTGTGAAAATTTTTACGGAGTGTCAACCCGTTCCAGCTGAAAAAGGTCAGGAAAAAGTCAATTAAATCATCTTTTAATCCGGCCAAATTTGTGACATGAGAAGGTTTTGAGCCTGATTTGCACGCTTTTTGTCAATGAAAATGACCATACCTGACCATTTATTAACATCAGGTATCCGGTCGTCACACTTGTCACTGGAACAAGACCATCAACCGCTTCCACTGTATTTATCAAACTGATAATTCTTTATCACCTAAGATAATAAAGCGTAAAAACCGATTAACCTGCAAGAAGAAGGATGGCAACAAGTTTGTGTCGGTCAGGAACGGAACCAGAGCAACCGGACAATGATGCGGAATATCATCAGAACGGCGGCTGCACCAAGCATGGCTGCCGAGAGGCTTTCCGGGAGAAAGGTGACAAACTTGCCAGCCCCGAGAATGCCCAGCACGGCAAGAAGCACAATAAACAGGTATGCCTGCCAGCCCAGCATGAAGAGGATGAACGGATTTTCGCGGATATTCATTGAATAAAGGCCCTTTCTATTATTCCACCACCCAGGAGATCGTCTCCTGAATAAAACACCACGGATTGACCGGGGGTTACTGCACGCTTTGGCTGATCGAACCGGATTTCCGCCCCTCCCCCGGGTAATGGAGTCAGAGTGGCCGGTTCCTGTGAATCCTTGTACCGGATTTTAGCCTCGACCCGGATTCCCCCATCGGGTATCTGATCCCAGGCAATGGTATTGATCTGACCGGCAATGAGCCGGCTGCATAGCAGAGACTGATCCTCCCCCACCACCACGGTATTGGTGTCGGGTTCGATACGGGTTACATAAACCGGTTTTCCAACAGCGATGTTTAATCCCCGCCGCTGACCTATGGTATAAAACGGGTACCCGTCATGATGACCCACCACGTCTCCGCCTTCCGTTTTAACCGGTCCGCCGGAAAGCCGGTCTCCGAGTCCGGGGACTTTCTCACGCAGAAAACGTCCATAGTCGTTGTCTGGAATGAAGCAGATTTCATAGGATTCTGATTTATCGGCCGTTTTAAGACCGAACTCACGGGCCAGCTGACGGACCTCAGGTTTGGTCAGACCGGAAAGCGGCAACAAGGTCTTCGACAGGGCTTCCTGAGAAATTCCCCACAACACATAGGTCTGGTCCTTGTTCGAATCGCGGCCGCGGGACAGCATCCAACGGTTTCGGTCGTCGTCATGACGGATCCGGGCGTAATGTCCGGTTGCAATGTAATCAGCGCCGAGAGCCATGGCCTTTCTGAGCATGGAATTCCATTTCACCTTTGTGTTGCAGAGAACGCAGGGGTTGGGTGTCCGGCCGGCCATGTACTCACCAACAAAGTTATCAATCACCTCGTCGCCGAAATCACCACGGAAATCCACTATATAATGAGGAAAGCCATGATGGACTGCAATGCTGCGGGCGTCGTTTATGGACTCCAGGGAACAGCACCCGGTTTCCTTGCCGGTGTTTCCTCCCGACAGCTGATAATCCCAGGTTTTCATGGTCATCCCAATCACCTGATACCCCTGTTCCTTAAGCAGGACCGCCGCCACGCTGCTGTCGACCCCGCCGCTCATTCCCACGACCACTGTACCGAGTTTACTCATTGATTTCCAGAATTTTTGCAAAGATACGCCAGCGTGATAACCGAAACCCTTTCTGTTAAATTCCCCTTTCCTGCGAACCCGGATGCCAGGAAGAGAACCAACGGGCCATTCTGAGTTGTTAACTGTCAATAATTTCAGTAGATTTGAATCAGTCAGGAACAGTATTCAACATGCTTTTTAAACGCCCCCCGGTTCGCCGGTTCGATTTGCCGCTGCGGTATTATGATCCGTCCAAAGATGACTCTCAGAAGGAGCACCGGATCCGCTTTACCAGCCTCCGGGATGGAGGAAGACCACCCGGTCTTATCCGCAACCTGGTCCTGTTCATAGCAGCCGTCTGGATGTTCCTTTACCTGCTCGGGCGCAGTTAATTATGGCTGTTAACCGGATCCGGATCCTGCCGGATGCCATCGCCAATCAGATTGCGGCGGGTGAAGTCGTTCAGCGTCCCGAATCGGTCGTGAAGGAACTGATTGAAAATGCCATTGATGCCGAATCCACTTCGATCACCGTTGTCATAGAAGAATCGGGGAAAACCCGCATTCAGGTGGTAGATAACGGGGCGGGCATGTCCTCCGACGATGCACGACTGGCCTTTGAACGCCATGCCACCAGCAAGATCATCACGGCCGACGATCTGCAGGCCATACGGACCCTCGGTTTCCGGGGTGAGGCCCTTGCCTCGATTGCCTCGGTCTCACAAGCTGAACTGAAAACCCGGCAGGCTGGTTCAAAAACCGGTACTGTGGTCCGGATGAGCGGCGGACTCATTCAGGCCTTTGAACCGGAGGCCTGTGCACCCGGCACTTCCATTACGGTCAAGAATCTGTTTTTCAACACACCGGGCCGCAGGAACTTCCTAAAATCGGACCAGGTGGAATTCCGGCATATACTGGATACCGTTCAGAAATACGCACTTTTTTATCATCAGATCCACTGGACCCTTATCAGTGATGGAGCCGAAGTCTTTTCGGTGGAACCTGCCGATGCCAATGAGCGGATCGGGCAATTGTTTGGTCGCAAAGTCATGGAAAACCTTATCCGGGTGGAGGAGCAAACCGACCTGGTCTCGGTAACCGGTTTTCTTTCCCATCCGACCATCGCCCGGAAAACAAGGGGCGATCAGTACCTGTTCATCAATGGGCGGTCGATTATCCACAAATCGATCCAGCATGCCGTTTTCAATGCCTACGGACCGGCTCTGGCGGCTGGTACCTTCCCTTTTTATGTTCTGTTTCTGAATCTGGATCCACACCGGGTCGATATCAACGTTCATCCGGCCAAGCAGGAAGTAAAATTTGATGATGAACGATCGGTTTACGCTATTACCATGGCGGTGGTGAGGAAAGCCCTGGGAACCCGTGATCTGACTCCGGTGGAATCAGGCCTGACCCATTTACCTCCCGGGCATGATTTCACAAACCGACCTGCCACGGACAGCATCCGGCCTTCATCACCCATCTCGAATTTTCCCTACCGGGATCCGCTGGAACGGGTGGTCACCCTTCCCTTCCGGACTCCCGTTCCCGACCCATTGCCTGTGACAGACACGGTTCAGAGGCCATTGGATATTCTGAAATCCTTTGCGTCTGAAGTGGACAATTCAGCCATCGGGGACCGGCGGATCTGGCAGGTTCACAACAAGTATATATTCAGTCAGATTGTGACCGGTCTGATGATTATTGATCAGCATGTGGCCCATGAGCGGATCCTGTTTGAACGGGCTCTCAGGATGATGGAAAGCAGTTCGGCGTTTACCCAGCAATTGCTGTTTCCGCATACACTGGACCTGACACCGGCCGATTTTGAACTCATCCGGGCTGTAAAAGATGACCTGATCCGGCTGGGATTTGATTTTAAATTTTACAGCGGACGAACCGTTGTGATTGAAGGCGTTCCGGCCGATGTGAAACCCGGAACCGAGCAGCGTATTCTTCAGGATATTCTGACACAGTACCGGGATTACGAGCAGGAATTTCAATGGAAGGGGCGTCACAACCTGGCGGCTTCTTACGCCTGCCGGTCCTCGATCAAAGCCGGTGATCCGCTCACGCTGGCCGAAATGAATGCCCTGATCGATCAGCTTTTTGCCTGTGAGAACCCGTACACCTGTCCGCACGGGCGTCCGGTGATCATCAAGATGACAATAGATGATCTCGACACCCGGTTCGGACGTAAACATCCCTGGTAACCAGACTTCAGAGCCTGCCATGAAAATAGAAACCCTGACATTTTTCAGAACCCACCTTCTCATCGGCGGAAAACGCGAATTGTTTCCGGTGGTGAATCTTGTCCTGGACCAGGACTATCCCGGATTGGTCACCCTGGATGGATTGTCCGTTCAACTATCCACCGAACGGACCGATTCGGGTGAGGTGCCCATGGTACTGTGCCACGTTGATTTCAGCCCCGGCGGGGGGATCCGGCTCAGAAAAACCAAAACCATCGATTATACCAGCGAAGAAACGGTCCATTTTTTCGAAGACCTGTTTTCGGGCGATCCCTTTCTGTTTGCCTTTTCAACCCCTGCGTTTCTGAATGGAAA containing:
- the mutL gene encoding DNA mismatch repair endonuclease MutL yields the protein MAVNRIRILPDAIANQIAAGEVVQRPESVVKELIENAIDAESTSITVVIEESGKTRIQVVDNGAGMSSDDARLAFERHATSKIITADDLQAIRTLGFRGEALASIASVSQAELKTRQAGSKTGTVVRMSGGLIQAFEPEACAPGTSITVKNLFFNTPGRRNFLKSDQVEFRHILDTVQKYALFYHQIHWTLISDGAEVFSVEPADANERIGQLFGRKVMENLIRVEEQTDLVSVTGFLSHPTIARKTRGDQYLFINGRSIIHKSIQHAVFNAYGPALAAGTFPFYVLFLNLDPHRVDINVHPAKQEVKFDDERSVYAITMAVVRKALGTRDLTPVESGLTHLPPGHDFTNRPATDSIRPSSPISNFPYRDPLERVVTLPFRTPVPDPLPVTDTVQRPLDILKSFASEVDNSAIGDRRIWQVHNKYIFSQIVTGLMIIDQHVAHERILFERALRMMESSSAFTQQLLFPHTLDLTPADFELIRAVKDDLIRLGFDFKFYSGRTVVIEGVPADVKPGTEQRILQDILTQYRDYEQEFQWKGRHNLAASYACRSSIKAGDPLTLAEMNALIDQLFACENPYTCPHGRPVIIKMTIDDLDTRFGRKHPW